The Nocardioides pantholopis genome window below encodes:
- the ispG gene encoding flavodoxin-dependent (E)-4-hydroxy-3-methylbut-2-enyl-diphosphate synthase, whose product MTEINLGMPEAPPPVLAPRRPTRQIQVGSVGVGSNHPISVQSMTTTLTADINSTLQQIAELTASGCDIVRVACPSADDAEALRAIATKSQIPVIADIHFQPKYVYAAIEAGCAAVRVNPGNIKKFDDQVKEIARTARDHGTSIRIGVNAGSLDKRIMDKYGKATPEALVESAVWEASLFEEHDFHDFKISVKHNDPVVMVRAYEMLAERGDWPLHLGVTEAGPAFQGTIKSATAFGALLSKGIGDTIRVSLSAPPVEEIKVGIQILQSLNLRPRKLEIVSCPSCGRAQVDVYTLAEQVTAGLEGMEVPLRVAVMGCVVNGPGEAREADLGVASGNGKGQIFVKGEVIKTVPESQIVETLIEEAMRIAEGMEAVDGAAAQVTVS is encoded by the coding sequence ATGACCGAGATCAACCTGGGCATGCCCGAGGCCCCGCCGCCGGTGCTCGCCCCCCGCCGCCCCACCCGCCAGATCCAGGTCGGATCGGTCGGCGTCGGCAGCAACCACCCGATCTCGGTGCAGTCGATGACGACCACGCTCACCGCCGACATCAACAGCACCCTTCAGCAGATCGCCGAGCTCACCGCGTCGGGCTGCGACATCGTGCGGGTCGCCTGCCCGTCCGCGGACGACGCCGAGGCGCTGCGGGCGATCGCCACCAAGTCGCAGATCCCGGTCATCGCCGACATCCACTTCCAGCCCAAGTACGTCTACGCCGCGATCGAGGCGGGCTGCGCGGCCGTGCGGGTCAACCCCGGCAACATCAAGAAGTTCGACGACCAGGTCAAGGAGATCGCGCGGACCGCTCGCGACCACGGGACCAGCATCCGGATCGGCGTCAACGCCGGCTCCCTCGACAAGCGGATCATGGACAAGTACGGCAAGGCCACGCCGGAGGCGCTGGTCGAGTCCGCGGTCTGGGAGGCCAGCCTCTTCGAGGAGCACGACTTCCACGACTTCAAGATCTCGGTCAAGCACAACGACCCGGTGGTCATGGTGCGCGCCTACGAGATGCTCGCCGAGCGCGGCGACTGGCCGCTGCACCTCGGCGTCACCGAGGCGGGCCCCGCCTTCCAGGGCACCATCAAGTCCGCTACCGCGTTCGGCGCCCTGCTCAGCAAGGGCATCGGCGACACCATCCGGGTCTCGCTCTCCGCACCTCCGGTCGAGGAGATCAAGGTCGGCATCCAGATCCTGCAGTCGCTCAACCTGCGCCCGCGCAAGCTCGAGATCGTCTCGTGCCCGTCCTGCGGGCGCGCCCAGGTCGACGTCTACACGCTGGCCGAGCAGGTGACCGCCGGACTCGAGGGCATGGAGGTGCCGCTGCGGGTCGCGGTCATGGGCTGCGTCGTGAACGGTCCCGGCGAGGCGCGCGAGGCCGACCTGGGCGTCGCCTCGGGCAACGGCAAGGGCCAGATCTTCGTCAAGGGCGAGGTCATCAAGACCGTGCCCGAGTCGCAGATCGTCGAGACGCTGATCGAGGAGGCCATGCGCATCGCCGAGGGCATGGAGGCCGTCGACGGCGCCGCCGCCCAGGTCACGGTCTCCTGA